A part of Tessaracoccus timonensis genomic DNA contains:
- a CDS encoding acyl-CoA thioesterase II → MPKDVAGLLSLFDIHQIDEDVWEGPQPDTYFQRLFGGQVLAQTLVAAARTVSPERVVHSLNAYFLRGGSPDSPLRFEVERLRDGGTFSTRRVVTKQDGRMIFQLNASFHESEAGLEHSAQQPRDNVLPPNEAPALRTVLEEQFGSHAEMLSEWDALDVRLATPPQENHLGATMRAWVRTKSTMPPDPLLNNAVLAYLSDITLLSTTLVPHKVQITSPNLQAASIDHSMWFHRPVRTDEWILYDMISPSAAGARGFCRGRLYQNGVTIASCGQEGLIRVR, encoded by the coding sequence GTGCCAAAGGATGTTGCAGGACTGCTATCGCTGTTTGATATTCACCAGATCGATGAGGACGTGTGGGAGGGCCCACAGCCGGACACCTACTTCCAGCGACTCTTCGGCGGGCAAGTGCTCGCGCAGACCCTCGTTGCCGCAGCACGCACGGTCTCCCCAGAACGCGTGGTGCATTCCCTCAATGCCTATTTCTTGCGCGGTGGCTCTCCAGATTCACCGCTGCGTTTCGAGGTGGAGCGCCTCCGCGACGGCGGTACGTTCAGCACTCGCAGGGTAGTGACGAAGCAAGACGGGCGGATGATCTTCCAGCTCAATGCCTCCTTCCACGAATCTGAGGCCGGCCTTGAGCACAGCGCTCAGCAGCCGCGGGACAACGTATTACCTCCCAACGAGGCTCCCGCGCTCAGAACTGTCCTCGAGGAGCAGTTCGGCTCGCACGCCGAAATGCTTTCGGAGTGGGATGCACTGGACGTGCGTCTGGCCACTCCACCGCAAGAAAACCATCTGGGAGCGACGATGCGCGCCTGGGTGCGCACGAAGTCGACGATGCCACCAGACCCGCTGCTGAACAACGCAGTGCTCGCTTACCTCTCGGACATCACCTTGCTCAGCACGACGCTGGTGCCGCATAAGGTGCAGATCACGTCGCCTAATCTGCAGGCTGCTTCGATCGACCACAGCATGTGGTTCCACCGCCCGGTACGCACCGACGAGTGGATCTTGTACGACATGATCTCACCGTCGGCGGCAGGCGCCCGTGGATTCTGCCGTGGCAGGCTCTATCAAAATGGCGTCACCATCGCCTCATGTGGGCAAGAAGGGCTCATCCGGGTTCGCTGA
- the hrpA gene encoding ATP-dependent RNA helicase HrpA — protein MPAVRGGVTTLTVAPDLPIAAEAEHIAQLIREHQVVVVAGETGSGKTTQLPKICLLAGRQRIAHTQPRRLAARTVAQRIAQECDEELGDFVGYQVRFTNKASKATRIKLMTDGILLNELTHDKQLRRYDTIIIDEAHERSLNIDFLLGYLKQLLPKRPDLRVIVTSATIDTARFAEHFEDAPVVEVSGRTYPVEVRYREPVDGEDEIDQVTAAVQDLIRESSTGDVLVFLSGEREIRDAQEAVDGLGLRGVETVPLFGRLSAGDQSRVFQPHSLRRVVLATNVAETSVTVPGIRYVIDAGTARISRYSARTKVQRLPIERISQASANQRAGRCGRIGPGVAVRLYSEEDFLSRPEFSDPEILRTNLATVILLMAQAGLGDIQRFPFIEAPVTSQINDGIRVLEELGALKERARGEQVRLTKIGHQLARMPVDPRLGRMIIEGARRGCLRQVLVLVAGLTIPDIRERPLEHQQKADELHRRFWNSGEDERKKAPEGGDFEVLLNLWGYLRRQRRALSGNQFRRLCRDEFLNFVRFREWEELVSQLKEVARDLGLPVDSEGAMPEVLKSLLSGMLSNVGLIEPEKSKPERGKRRPLREYLGARGTHFAIQPGSCLAKATPPLVVAFELVETSRLWARTVAGVNAEWVEQIAGPLVTKTLSEPRFAQRTATVVASERVTLFGVPLIAGRTTNYARNHPAEARDIFIRSALVEGSWQTRNPLVSTNKKALQRAEQLTDRMRRPDLLISDDALYAFYDRSLPEHVLSGSTLDKWLRSTPKEQWPTLRAEDCITDDANLKPSDFPEQFTVGPTKLPVRYVFQPGRQDDGATITIRMEQLAGLAPEPFSWLVPGLRQELATELIRSLPKQIRTNFVPAPDFARRALELLEQRKELGQGSITHTLGRALTTLTRVPVDADAWRVDSIPSHLKPTFVITDDGKEIARGDDLEQLQTKLSQKVAKKLTQAADGIAQSGATSWVFPPIPTTTSLGKGVTGYPSLADEGTTVGVTVADTKDKAERAHVQGLRRLLTLVNPNPTKWVVAHLTRTEKLALADSPYSSVPDLLADAWLKASEQLAEEHGPALAVRDRETFERVAVKVRQDQAERTQKVVSIAAESLTAATRTRLALASLPDDHPVRVDVTTQLDNLLFTNFLSFTPDPWLHHLPRYCEAAAVRVQSALANPARDAREALQIEVLEDEYAALTDAEPPGPLRPEVEEIAFLLEEFRVSVFAQQLRTSVPVSAKRIRKAMHAVRLK, from the coding sequence GTGCCCGCTGTACGTGGCGGCGTGACGACGCTCACCGTCGCGCCCGACCTTCCCATCGCCGCCGAGGCGGAGCACATTGCGCAGCTCATTCGGGAGCACCAAGTGGTTGTGGTGGCGGGTGAGACCGGGTCGGGTAAAACCACCCAGCTGCCGAAGATTTGTCTCCTCGCTGGGCGCCAACGCATCGCCCACACCCAGCCCAGACGCCTCGCCGCTCGCACGGTAGCGCAGCGCATCGCGCAGGAATGCGACGAGGAACTCGGCGATTTCGTCGGCTACCAGGTTCGCTTCACGAATAAGGCCAGCAAGGCCACGCGGATCAAGCTCATGACCGATGGCATCCTGCTGAACGAACTCACCCATGACAAGCAGCTTCGCCGCTATGACACCATCATCATCGACGAGGCGCACGAACGCAGCCTCAATATCGACTTCCTCCTCGGCTACCTGAAACAGCTCCTGCCGAAACGCCCAGACCTGCGGGTGATCGTCACCTCCGCCACCATCGATACCGCCCGATTTGCGGAGCATTTCGAGGACGCCCCCGTCGTGGAAGTGTCTGGCCGCACGTACCCCGTCGAAGTGCGATACCGCGAGCCAGTCGACGGCGAGGACGAGATCGACCAAGTCACCGCAGCAGTACAGGACCTCATCCGCGAATCGTCGACGGGCGACGTGCTGGTGTTCTTGAGCGGCGAGCGAGAAATCCGCGATGCGCAGGAAGCCGTCGACGGGCTCGGGCTGCGCGGAGTGGAGACGGTGCCGCTGTTTGGCAGGCTGTCGGCGGGCGACCAGTCGCGGGTGTTCCAGCCCCATTCGTTACGGCGGGTCGTGCTGGCGACGAACGTTGCCGAGACGTCGGTGACCGTGCCGGGCATTCGGTACGTGATCGACGCTGGCACCGCGCGCATCTCGCGTTATTCGGCGCGCACCAAAGTGCAGCGCCTTCCCATCGAGCGCATCAGCCAGGCCTCAGCGAATCAGCGCGCAGGTCGATGCGGGCGGATCGGGCCGGGCGTGGCGGTGCGCCTGTACTCCGAGGAAGACTTCCTCTCCAGGCCCGAGTTCTCCGACCCCGAGATTCTGCGCACGAACCTCGCCACCGTGATCCTCCTCATGGCCCAGGCCGGATTGGGCGACATTCAGCGCTTTCCGTTCATCGAAGCGCCGGTGACGAGCCAAATTAACGACGGCATTCGCGTCCTCGAAGAACTCGGCGCGCTCAAGGAGCGTGCCCGGGGCGAGCAGGTGCGTCTGACCAAGATCGGCCACCAACTGGCGCGCATGCCCGTGGATCCCCGCCTTGGGCGGATGATTATCGAGGGCGCCCGACGCGGGTGCCTCCGGCAGGTGCTGGTGCTCGTCGCCGGCCTCACCATCCCCGACATCCGAGAACGCCCCCTCGAGCATCAACAGAAAGCCGACGAGTTGCACCGCCGCTTCTGGAACAGCGGGGAGGACGAGCGCAAGAAGGCTCCGGAGGGTGGCGACTTCGAGGTGCTCCTCAACCTGTGGGGCTATCTGCGAAGGCAACGCCGGGCGCTTTCCGGCAACCAGTTCCGACGGCTCTGCCGCGATGAATTCCTCAACTTCGTGCGCTTCCGCGAATGGGAAGAACTCGTGAGTCAGCTCAAGGAAGTGGCGAGAGACCTCGGACTTCCCGTCGACAGTGAAGGCGCCATGCCGGAGGTGTTGAAATCGCTCCTGTCAGGGATGCTGTCCAACGTCGGACTCATTGAGCCGGAGAAATCCAAGCCTGAGCGCGGCAAACGTCGGCCACTGCGGGAGTACCTTGGCGCACGCGGCACACACTTCGCGATTCAGCCAGGATCGTGTCTCGCCAAGGCGACCCCGCCGCTCGTTGTCGCGTTCGAACTCGTGGAAACGAGCAGGCTATGGGCGCGCACCGTCGCCGGCGTGAACGCCGAGTGGGTTGAGCAGATCGCCGGGCCACTCGTGACCAAGACGCTCTCCGAGCCCCGCTTCGCGCAACGAACCGCGACGGTGGTGGCCAGCGAGCGAGTCACGCTGTTCGGGGTGCCGCTCATCGCCGGGCGCACCACGAACTACGCGCGCAACCACCCTGCAGAGGCGCGCGACATCTTCATTCGCAGCGCGCTGGTGGAAGGATCGTGGCAGACGCGCAACCCGCTGGTCAGTACCAACAAGAAGGCTCTCCAACGCGCGGAGCAGCTCACCGACCGGATGCGCCGACCGGACCTCCTTATCTCCGACGACGCGCTGTATGCCTTCTACGACCGCAGCCTCCCTGAACACGTGCTCTCCGGCTCCACGCTAGACAAGTGGCTACGGTCGACGCCCAAGGAGCAGTGGCCAACGCTGCGCGCGGAAGACTGCATCACCGACGACGCTAACCTCAAGCCATCAGATTTTCCCGAGCAGTTCACCGTCGGGCCGACGAAGCTCCCGGTGCGGTATGTCTTCCAACCCGGACGCCAAGACGATGGGGCAACCATCACCATCCGTATGGAACAGCTCGCCGGGCTGGCTCCAGAGCCGTTCTCGTGGCTTGTGCCGGGGCTGCGTCAGGAGCTGGCGACGGAACTGATCCGCTCGTTGCCCAAACAGATCCGCACGAATTTCGTACCCGCGCCCGACTTCGCCCGTCGCGCCCTCGAACTGCTCGAGCAGCGCAAGGAGCTGGGGCAGGGGAGTATCACCCACACCCTCGGGCGCGCGCTCACCACGCTCACACGTGTCCCCGTCGACGCCGATGCGTGGCGCGTCGATTCTATTCCCAGCCACCTCAAACCGACGTTCGTCATCACCGACGATGGCAAGGAGATTGCTCGTGGCGACGATCTCGAACAGCTGCAGACGAAGCTCTCCCAGAAGGTGGCGAAGAAGCTTACCCAGGCGGCCGACGGGATCGCCCAGTCGGGGGCGACGTCGTGGGTGTTCCCGCCGATCCCCACGACCACCAGCCTGGGTAAGGGCGTGACCGGGTATCCGTCGCTCGCAGATGAAGGCACGACGGTGGGGGTTACCGTCGCGGATACCAAGGACAAAGCCGAGAGGGCGCACGTACAAGGGTTGCGTCGGCTCCTCACTCTCGTGAACCCCAACCCCACGAAGTGGGTGGTAGCGCATCTCACGAGGACAGAGAAGCTTGCCCTGGCTGATTCTCCCTATTCGAGCGTTCCTGACCTGCTCGCCGATGCATGGCTCAAAGCGAGCGAGCAGCTCGCCGAGGAGCACGGCCCCGCCCTCGCGGTGCGCGACCGCGAGACGTTCGAACGGGTGGCGGTGAAGGTGCGTCAAGACCAGGCGGAGCGTACCCAGAAGGTGGTGTCGATCGCGGCCGAGTCCCTCACTGCCGCCACCAGAACCCGACTCGCACTGGCGTCGTTGCCCGACGACCACCCCGTACGCGTCGACGTTACGACACAGCTCGACAACCTGCTGTTCACCAATTTCCTGTCGTTCACGCCCGACCCATGGCTCCACCATCTACCGCGGTACTGCGAGGCGGCGGCGGTCCGCGTGCAGTCGGCGCTAGCAAATCCTGCTCGCGACGCGCGCGAGGCATTGCAGATTGAAGTGCTCGAGGACGAGTACGCAGCCCTCACCGACGCAGAACCGCCGGGCCCGCTGCGGCCCGAGGTAGAGGAGATTGCGTTCCTACTGGAGGAGTTCAGAGTGAGTGTGTTTGCCCAGCAGTTGCGCACGTCGGTGCCAGTATCTGCCAAGAGAATCCGCAAAGCCATGCACGCGGTTCGCCTTAAGTGA
- a CDS encoding universal stress protein has product MSEHDLIVVGVDGSDDALRAVRYGAGIALLTGAELLLANAVDDTLMAGAWGVVYDPEVLHEAGVNANDVARQRAFEAGLPEERVRTEVIMGSPGGVLTRLSEVASLLVLGRRAASGLERMFVGSTSVAVVTSAACPVVVISSAANPDEVGDKKTIGVAVNTNPGSKSTLEAGFQQAVLHKSKLEIVHVIQPPVGIFGPKLSPEELDQQILFAKGGIEALTAPLAEQYPDVDFEIIVVADSPINELVSRSSNYDLLVLGITDSAIPGVQVGGLMRGLLAHALCPLYVAA; this is encoded by the coding sequence ATGAGTGAACATGACCTCATCGTCGTCGGTGTCGACGGCAGCGACGACGCGCTGCGCGCCGTGCGATACGGCGCTGGTATCGCGCTGCTCACCGGAGCAGAGCTCCTGCTTGCCAACGCCGTCGACGACACACTTATGGCCGGCGCCTGGGGCGTGGTGTACGACCCCGAGGTGCTGCACGAAGCGGGTGTGAATGCCAACGACGTAGCCAGACAGCGCGCCTTTGAGGCTGGGCTGCCGGAGGAGCGTGTTCGGACGGAAGTCATCATGGGCTCCCCAGGTGGCGTGCTGACACGCTTGTCGGAAGTCGCATCCCTCCTCGTGCTCGGGCGGCGCGCCGCATCCGGGCTGGAACGCATGTTCGTCGGCTCCACCTCGGTGGCCGTCGTGACCAGCGCGGCGTGCCCCGTCGTCGTGATTTCCTCAGCGGCCAACCCCGATGAGGTGGGGGACAAGAAGACCATCGGAGTCGCCGTCAATACCAACCCCGGTTCGAAATCCACCCTCGAGGCCGGGTTCCAGCAGGCGGTGCTGCACAAATCCAAGCTCGAAATTGTGCACGTCATCCAGCCCCCGGTGGGAATCTTCGGACCCAAGCTCTCGCCCGAAGAACTCGATCAACAGATTCTGTTCGCCAAGGGTGGCATCGAAGCCCTCACTGCACCGCTCGCCGAGCAGTACCCCGACGTTGACTTCGAGATCATCGTCGTGGCGGATAGCCCCATCAACGAACTCGTTTCGCGCTCGAGCAACTACGACCTCCTCGTGCTCGGCATCACGGATTCAGCCATTCCGGGTGTGCAGGTAGGTGGGCTGATGCGCGGGCTGCTGGCCCACGCGTTGTGCCCGCTGTACGTGGCGGCGTGA
- a CDS encoding pyridoxamine 5'-phosphate oxidase family protein: MDSDGAYFSEISEAECRALLEEIEYGHIAWHASDGITIVPVNFRLIDGHVVFHTSPTSSLSTLVEGVEVAFQVDYIDDEVANGWSVLVRGTTGPAPRDAVPSSWLADGRTLGIMITERGLSGRAISGKKIGDHHE, from the coding sequence ATGGACTCAGACGGCGCGTACTTCTCTGAGATCTCCGAGGCCGAGTGCAGGGCGCTTCTCGAAGAGATCGAATATGGGCACATCGCGTGGCACGCCAGCGATGGGATCACCATCGTGCCGGTGAATTTCCGGCTGATTGACGGCCACGTGGTGTTTCACACCAGCCCCACATCGTCGCTCTCGACACTCGTGGAAGGCGTTGAGGTGGCCTTTCAGGTTGACTACATCGACGACGAAGTAGCCAACGGCTGGAGTGTGCTCGTGCGCGGCACCACGGGGCCCGCCCCACGCGATGCCGTGCCCTCCAGCTGGCTTGCCGATGGACGCACGCTCGGCATCATGATCACCGAACGCGGCCTGTCTGGGCGCGCCATATCCGGAAAGAAGATCGGAGACCACCATGAGTGA
- a CDS encoding T3SS (YopN, CesT) and YbjN peptide-binding chaperone 1 translates to MMELEDFDIDGATSGAWESFTNNLGEVLSVMDDSSDLTIAVARGIVDNDVPAIRFSADGPHITAVILRGVTAPGHPDPSEEEKPTLLQLGWQEPDEQHPRYHASCDQEDTLSLAALTTGTLQEIFDVIHPVFLEPDHLQEILRGTESWQDQPRPPAGPEDVAIVPADRADLDRLVDDQLRQILGHPPMRDPDGDVAIRMGSAMIFLRSTPDADEIVVFSPLVHDVSGRSRACEVLNDLNVELRYGRFALHKDRVYVQASVLARPFVPAHLRQVLSVISQVADMIDDDLADKLGGRTTFPSA, encoded by the coding sequence ATGATGGAACTCGAAGACTTTGACATCGACGGTGCCACATCAGGCGCATGGGAGTCGTTCACGAACAACCTCGGTGAGGTGCTTTCCGTGATGGATGACTCGTCGGACCTCACCATCGCGGTGGCGCGGGGAATCGTCGACAACGACGTGCCAGCCATCCGCTTCTCCGCCGACGGACCGCACATCACTGCCGTCATTCTCCGCGGCGTCACGGCGCCGGGGCACCCCGACCCCTCGGAAGAAGAGAAGCCAACCCTGCTGCAACTGGGGTGGCAGGAACCCGACGAACAACACCCGCGCTACCACGCGTCGTGCGATCAGGAGGACACGCTGTCGCTCGCCGCGCTCACCACCGGCACCCTGCAGGAAATCTTCGACGTCATTCACCCCGTATTCCTCGAACCAGACCATCTCCAAGAGATTCTTCGCGGAACCGAGAGCTGGCAAGACCAGCCGCGTCCGCCGGCAGGCCCGGAGGACGTGGCGATCGTGCCAGCAGATCGTGCCGACCTGGACAGGCTCGTCGATGACCAGCTCCGCCAGATCCTGGGCCATCCGCCCATGCGTGATCCTGACGGGGACGTGGCCATCCGCATGGGCTCCGCCATGATTTTCCTCCGCTCCACTCCCGACGCGGACGAGATCGTCGTCTTCTCCCCGCTGGTGCACGACGTATCCGGACGCTCCCGCGCTTGCGAGGTGCTCAACGATCTCAACGTGGAGCTGCGCTACGGGCGATTCGCGCTGCACAAAGACCGCGTGTACGTCCAAGCATCCGTGCTGGCTAGGCCTTTCGTGCCTGCGCATCTGCGGCAGGTCCTCAGTGTCATCAGCCAGGTTGCGGACATGATTGACGACGATCTTGCCGACAAGCTGGGAGGACGCACGACCTTCCCCAGTGCATAA
- a CDS encoding magnesium and cobalt transport protein CorA, whose protein sequence is MAEGKVRLGLFGRGKRSAPSQAPSDVHAEQTASNPVDCIVDAGIYVDGRRVATPTTVDEASRALNDTPGGFAWIGLHRPDAPAMETLAQQFALNELAVEDTIVAHQRPKLERYDDTLFLVLRAAHYVDATESVEFGEIHAFVGERFVITVRHADTPELKPVRQELEANPEILQQGPSIVLMRLLDVVVDQYMPVVYGIDNDIDEIDAQVFTGHSGVSKRIYQLTREVIDFQRTVRPVGAVITTLRHDRVFYRADDTMRQQLRDIEDHIIAVNERVESMRDALVGVLNLHLALQAQVSNEEMAKMSEASLKQAEDARRIAAWAGVLFVPTLVTGIYGMNFSNMPELHWEAGYPFSFAVMVVAAFIMWVVFKIQKWL, encoded by the coding sequence ATGGCCGAAGGCAAAGTCCGTTTGGGGCTGTTCGGACGAGGGAAGCGCAGTGCTCCTTCGCAGGCACCAAGCGATGTTCACGCCGAGCAAACCGCTAGCAACCCGGTCGACTGCATCGTCGATGCAGGCATCTATGTCGATGGACGACGCGTCGCCACCCCCACCACCGTCGACGAGGCCTCCCGCGCGTTGAACGACACCCCCGGCGGCTTCGCCTGGATCGGCCTTCACCGCCCCGACGCCCCTGCAATGGAGACCCTCGCCCAGCAGTTTGCACTGAACGAGCTTGCTGTGGAGGACACCATCGTCGCCCACCAGCGCCCCAAGTTGGAGCGGTACGACGACACGCTGTTTCTGGTACTTCGCGCCGCCCACTACGTCGATGCGACCGAGTCGGTGGAGTTCGGCGAAATCCATGCGTTCGTGGGCGAGCGCTTCGTCATCACCGTGCGCCATGCGGACACCCCCGAGCTCAAGCCTGTGCGCCAGGAACTCGAGGCCAATCCGGAAATCCTCCAACAAGGGCCGAGCATCGTCTTGATGCGTCTGCTCGACGTTGTCGTCGATCAGTACATGCCCGTCGTATACGGGATCGACAATGACATCGACGAGATCGACGCCCAGGTATTCACCGGACACAGCGGCGTCTCGAAACGTATCTACCAGCTCACTCGCGAGGTGATTGATTTCCAGCGTACCGTGCGTCCCGTCGGGGCCGTCATCACGACGCTGCGTCACGACCGCGTGTTCTACCGTGCCGACGACACCATGCGGCAGCAACTGCGCGACATCGAAGATCACATCATCGCCGTCAACGAGCGCGTTGAATCCATGCGGGACGCGCTCGTCGGGGTGCTGAACCTCCACCTGGCATTGCAAGCCCAGGTGAGTAATGAGGAGATGGCCAAGATGAGCGAAGCCTCCCTCAAGCAGGCCGAGGATGCGCGGCGCATCGCCGCATGGGCGGGCGTGTTGTTCGTCCCCACCCTTGTGACGGGCATCTACGGGATGAACTTCAGCAACATGCCGGAGTTGCACTGGGAAGCTGGCTACCCGTTCTCCTTCGCTGTCATGGTTGTTGCAGCCTTTATCATGTGGGTCGTTTTCAAGATCCAGAAGTGGCTCTAG
- the ilvD gene encoding dihydroxy-acid dehydratase → MPDLRSKTSTHGRNMAGARALWRATGVAPEDFGKPIVAVANSFTQFVPGHVHLRNMGQLVSDAIGAAGGIGREFNTIAVDDGIAMGHGGMLYSLPSRELIADSIEYMVNAHCADALVCISNCDKITPGMFLAALRLNVPTVFVSGGPMESGKAVTKDDGTVTSNLNLIHPMSAAVNDAVSDDELAQLEANACPTCGSCSGMFTANSMNCLLEAIGLALPGNGSTLATHASRKALFERAGELIVELAKRYYDADDESVLPKSVATKAAFANAMKLDVAMGGSTNTVLHLLAAAQEAGVDFTLDDIDAISREVPCLAKVAPNSERYHMEDVHRAGGIPALLGELNRAGKLDHSVRPVHAESLQHWLDDWDIRGGKATSEATQLFHAAPGGVRTTEAFSTDNRWESLDTDAKEGCIRSVDHAYTADGGLAVLKGNLSPDGAIVKTAGVPEEQWEFSGTAVVTESEQEAVDAILHGRVKEGDFVVVRYEGPRGGPGMQEMLYPTSYLKGVGLGPKCALITDGRFSGGSSGLSIGHVSPEAAAGGTIGLVEDGDRITVSIPNRTIQLEVDDEELAERRRKADAAGWRPKHRQRQVSRALRIYGALAQSADKGAARRFDAFD, encoded by the coding sequence GTGCCCGATCTGAGGTCGAAAACCAGCACGCATGGCCGCAACATGGCAGGGGCTCGCGCGCTTTGGCGCGCCACGGGCGTCGCACCCGAAGACTTCGGGAAGCCCATCGTCGCCGTGGCGAACTCGTTCACCCAGTTCGTGCCTGGCCACGTCCACCTGCGGAACATGGGCCAGCTCGTCAGCGACGCGATCGGCGCCGCCGGCGGCATCGGTCGAGAATTCAACACCATCGCGGTCGATGACGGTATCGCCATGGGGCACGGTGGAATGCTCTACTCGCTTCCCAGCCGAGAGCTCATCGCCGATTCCATTGAGTACATGGTGAATGCGCACTGCGCGGATGCGCTGGTGTGCATCTCCAACTGCGACAAGATCACCCCCGGCATGTTCCTCGCCGCCCTGCGGTTGAACGTTCCGACGGTATTCGTCTCCGGTGGGCCGATGGAATCCGGCAAGGCTGTGACGAAGGATGACGGCACGGTGACCTCGAACCTCAACCTCATCCATCCGATGTCAGCTGCCGTCAACGACGCTGTCTCCGACGACGAGCTCGCCCAGCTAGAGGCGAATGCGTGCCCTACCTGCGGCTCGTGTTCCGGTATGTTCACCGCGAACTCCATGAACTGCCTGCTCGAGGCCATCGGTCTGGCGCTGCCGGGCAATGGATCGACGCTAGCCACTCACGCATCCCGCAAGGCGCTCTTTGAGCGAGCCGGCGAGTTGATCGTCGAGTTGGCGAAGCGCTACTACGACGCCGACGACGAGTCGGTGCTGCCAAAGTCGGTGGCGACCAAGGCCGCATTTGCCAACGCCATGAAGCTCGACGTAGCTATGGGCGGTTCGACGAACACCGTGCTGCACCTGCTGGCAGCGGCGCAGGAAGCGGGCGTCGATTTCACCCTCGACGACATCGACGCGATCAGTCGGGAGGTGCCGTGCCTGGCGAAGGTGGCGCCGAACTCCGAGCGCTACCACATGGAAGACGTGCACCGCGCCGGTGGCATCCCCGCGCTGCTGGGCGAGCTCAACAGGGCAGGTAAGCTCGACCACAGCGTGAGGCCCGTGCACGCCGAGTCGCTCCAGCACTGGCTCGACGACTGGGACATCCGCGGTGGGAAGGCGACGTCGGAGGCCACCCAGCTGTTCCACGCCGCACCCGGGGGAGTGCGCACCACCGAAGCCTTCTCCACCGACAACCGGTGGGAATCACTCGACACCGACGCTAAGGAAGGCTGCATCCGCAGCGTCGATCACGCCTACACCGCCGACGGTGGCCTCGCGGTGCTGAAGGGCAACCTTTCCCCCGACGGTGCGATCGTCAAGACGGCGGGCGTTCCTGAAGAGCAGTGGGAGTTCAGCGGCACCGCCGTCGTCACGGAGAGCGAGCAGGAAGCGGTCGACGCCATCCTCCACGGACGTGTGAAGGAGGGCGACTTCGTCGTCGTGCGGTACGAGGGCCCCCGCGGTGGGCCGGGGATGCAGGAGATGCTGTACCCGACGTCGTACCTTAAGGGCGTGGGGCTCGGTCCGAAGTGCGCGCTCATCACCGACGGACGCTTCTCGGGCGGCTCGTCGGGTCTGTCGATTGGACACGTGTCACCCGAGGCGGCGGCAGGTGGCACCATCGGTCTCGTCGAGGACGGCGACCGCATCACCGTCTCGATACCGAACCGTACGATCCAGCTCGAGGTCGACGACGAAGAGCTCGCGGAACGACGACGCAAGGCCGACGCCGCGGGTTGGCGTCCTAAGCACAGGCAGCGTCAGGTGTCACGCGCGCTGCGTATCTACGGTGCGCTGGCACAGTCTGCTGATAAGGGCGCCGCGCGACGCTTCGACGCGTTCGACTAG